In Candidatus Methylomirabilis limnetica, the following proteins share a genomic window:
- a CDS encoding DUF3536 domain-containing protein: MSTPSTVSLIVHGHFYQPPRENPWTDEVEQQPSAAPHHDWNQRITAECYAPNGWARLLDHEGRIVKLVNNYAGISFDVGPTLFRWLERKAPETVRRIIEGDRDSVARCGGHGNALAHPYVHAILPLADSKDRATLVKWGIVEFRSRFGREPEGMWLPETGVDLATLELLSDYGIRYTVLAPWQATRVRPLGEEQWHELGSDWIDPSRPYTCRLPHGGTIDLFFYDAALSRAIAFDGLLQGADRLADRLVEVSHSSPSRLHILCTDGESYGHHSKFGERALAVLLAKETAPKELAVTNFGAYLASAPPTHEVVIRDGSAWSCAHGLGRWKEDCGCSTGGQPGWRQRWRVPFREAINGLRDDLQHLFTEQADRLFTDVWAARDDYIALILDRSNPSVEKFFGAHARRSLSLQDRAAALQLLEMQRHALLMQSSDGWFFSDISDIEAAQNLKHAARALELASAFVTVSLEAKFLARLQTAKSNISSERDGRRIWEVRVGTARVDLAHPVALYAMRSLVENLPEPYHVHSFDLHRLSLEHFPLINGTMIVGGIEVSSSLTMERKEFGFVLKWLDADGMSGCLFPWGGEEDLKRWLEAFEGQVKGLSLPGYSQATPISLKMLSPEERREILMALYRGWDVFRKRYDELAARTQGLLRAFFDEGLSPPEALRAPAEFTVTRNLEESLRQWLSDGGTDLYRSLLMLADEVKRLDLPQQEHLQDLLSRAFGMRVRRLCECPDLDGLRGVQEVVDLADRMGYAMDRPESVALMYELLTHDVPPLIERVLQAESRDECNLVSAVLRLGERFGFSTGRLRQRLRPIEERLAADPGLWP, translated from the coding sequence ATGAGTACGCCCTCTACGGTGTCGCTGATCGTCCACGGCCACTTCTACCAGCCGCCGCGTGAGAACCCCTGGACCGATGAGGTCGAGCAGCAGCCTTCCGCCGCCCCCCATCACGACTGGAATCAGCGGATTACTGCGGAGTGCTACGCGCCGAATGGATGGGCCAGACTCCTGGACCATGAAGGCCGGATCGTCAAGCTGGTCAATAACTATGCCGGCATCAGCTTTGACGTCGGGCCAACGCTCTTCCGCTGGCTGGAACGGAAGGCCCCCGAGACCGTTCGTCGCATTATCGAGGGCGATCGTGACAGTGTGGCTCGGTGTGGCGGCCATGGTAATGCCCTGGCCCACCCGTACGTCCATGCAATCCTGCCGCTCGCCGACTCAAAGGACCGCGCCACGCTGGTCAAGTGGGGGATCGTCGAGTTCCGGTCCCGCTTCGGCCGTGAGCCGGAGGGGATGTGGCTTCCGGAAACGGGCGTGGACCTGGCGACGCTGGAACTGCTCAGTGATTACGGAATCCGTTACACCGTCTTGGCGCCCTGGCAGGCGACCCGGGTTCGTCCGCTAGGAGAAGAGCAGTGGCATGAGCTGGGCTCCGACTGGATCGATCCCTCGCGCCCATACACGTGTCGCCTGCCTCATGGGGGCACGATCGATCTGTTCTTCTACGATGCAGCTCTGTCCCGCGCCATTGCTTTTGATGGTCTGTTGCAGGGGGCCGATCGCCTCGCCGACCGACTCGTCGAGGTCTCCCACAGCTCGCCCTCACGCCTGCATATCCTCTGTACCGACGGCGAATCGTACGGCCATCACAGCAAGTTCGGAGAACGCGCGTTGGCCGTTCTGCTGGCGAAAGAGACCGCGCCAAAGGAGCTTGCGGTTACTAACTTCGGGGCCTACCTCGCGAGCGCGCCCCCCACGCATGAGGTGGTCATTCGAGATGGAAGCGCCTGGAGCTGTGCCCATGGCCTGGGGCGGTGGAAGGAGGACTGCGGATGCAGCACCGGTGGCCAACCGGGCTGGCGCCAGCGCTGGCGTGTCCCCTTCCGGGAAGCCATTAATGGCCTTCGCGACGATCTGCAGCACCTCTTCACGGAACAGGCAGATCGGTTGTTCACCGATGTCTGGGCCGCGAGGGACGATTACATCGCCCTGATCCTTGATCGGAGCAATCCCTCGGTTGAGAAGTTCTTTGGGGCGCACGCCCGCCGATCGCTCTCGCTGCAGGACAGAGCCGCGGCACTTCAACTGCTGGAGATGCAGCGACATGCCCTCCTGATGCAGTCCAGTGACGGTTGGTTCTTTAGCGATATTTCTGACATCGAGGCCGCGCAGAACCTCAAACACGCAGCGCGGGCTCTCGAACTCGCGTCTGCCTTTGTGACTGTGAGCCTGGAGGCGAAATTTCTGGCCAGGCTTCAGACCGCGAAGAGCAACATTTCTTCCGAACGGGACGGCCGGCGCATCTGGGAGGTCCGAGTTGGCACAGCACGGGTCGATCTCGCTCACCCCGTAGCCCTTTACGCCATGCGGTCGCTGGTGGAGAACCTGCCTGAGCCCTATCACGTGCATAGCTTTGACCTCCATCGGCTGAGTCTTGAGCACTTTCCCCTTATAAATGGGACGATGATAGTCGGCGGCATAGAGGTATCTTCATCCCTCACCATGGAGCGCAAGGAGTTCGGATTTGTCCTGAAGTGGTTGGATGCCGATGGGATGTCCGGCTGCCTGTTTCCTTGGGGGGGTGAGGAGGATCTGAAGCGATGGCTGGAGGCGTTTGAGGGGCAGGTGAAAGGTCTATCGCTGCCGGGTTACAGCCAGGCAACGCCGATTTCATTGAAGATGCTTTCCCCGGAAGAGCGACGGGAGATCTTAATGGCGCTCTACAGAGGGTGGGACGTTTTTCGCAAGCGCTACGATGAGCTGGCGGCACGAACCCAGGGTTTACTCCGCGCTTTCTTCGACGAGGGACTCTCTCCCCCTGAGGCCCTGAGAGCCCCGGCCGAGTTTACCGTGACCCGCAACCTGGAGGAGTCCCTACGGCAGTGGCTGTCCGATGGCGGGACCGATCTGTACCGCAGCCTGCTCATGCTGGCCGATGAGGTGAAGCGACTCGACCTTCCGCAGCAGGAGCACCTGCAGGATCTCCTGTCCAGAGCATTCGGGATGCGGGTGAGGCGGTTATGCGAGTGTCCGGACCTGGATGGACTCCGTGGGGTGCAGGAGGTTGTCGACCTCGCTGACCGAATGGGCTACGCCATGGACCGACCAGAATCTGTTGCCCTGATGTATGAACTCCTCACGCACGATGTACCGCCACTGATCGAGCGGGTACTGCAGGCCGAGTCCAGGGATGAGTGCAACCTGGTCTCGGCCGTTCTTCGTCTGGGCGAACGGTTCGGGTTTTCGACCGGAAGGCTTCGGCAGCGCCTTCGTCCAATCGAAGAGCGACTCGCCGCGGATCCCGGCCTCTGGCCCTAA
- a CDS encoding MlaD family protein has translation MPEREYWTRLRVGIFVLGLLGLFIVFVLTIGSRSRIFERRYNLHAFFGTIEGLNVGAPVRLAGTSIGSVNDITFSKDLASKKIRVTMNLDAGLQNRIREDSIASIGSIGLVGDKVLDLTVGSLDKPVLPPGATIASADPPDYAKLLQKGDQIVGNVVKISDALSQLVGGGAGVGARQDLAESIASFNRIMGEIEQGTGLLHALVYEKRSGNILKELSETTAAIQQLSNLMKQFQNQKGLAHILFADPRAESIMADLEQTSKNLKLVSSRLAQGEGTLGALIDDPALYEDLSSLLRGANRSRILQSLIQSTRRSGASAGPQ, from the coding sequence ATGCCGGAACGTGAATACTGGACGCGGTTACGCGTGGGAATCTTTGTCCTGGGACTCCTGGGTCTTTTCATCGTCTTTGTCCTGACCATCGGAAGCCGGAGCCGAATCTTCGAGCGCCGCTACAATCTGCACGCCTTCTTCGGCACTATCGAGGGACTGAATGTCGGGGCGCCGGTCCGTCTCGCCGGCACATCCATCGGCTCGGTCAATGACATTACCTTCAGCAAGGACCTTGCCAGCAAGAAGATCCGGGTGACCATGAACCTCGACGCCGGGCTCCAGAACCGGATACGTGAGGATTCGATCGCAAGTATCGGGTCCATCGGGCTAGTCGGAGATAAGGTGCTCGATCTAACGGTGGGCAGCCTTGACAAGCCGGTCCTGCCCCCAGGGGCGACGATCGCGAGTGCCGATCCACCGGACTATGCCAAGCTGCTCCAAAAAGGGGATCAGATCGTCGGCAACGTGGTGAAGATCTCAGACGCCTTGAGCCAGCTCGTGGGCGGCGGAGCGGGGGTGGGGGCGCGGCAGGATCTGGCCGAGAGCATCGCCTCCTTCAACCGAATTATGGGAGAGATCGAACAGGGGACCGGGCTGCTGCACGCGCTGGTCTATGAGAAGCGCTCAGGCAACATCCTGAAAGAGTTGTCTGAAACGACTGCCGCCATTCAGCAGTTGTCCAACTTGATGAAGCAATTCCAGAATCAAAAAGGGTTGGCGCACATCCTGTTTGCGGACCCACGAGCCGAGTCAATCATGGCCGATCTCGAGCAGACCTCCAAGAATCTCAAGCTGGTGTCGTCCCGCCTGGCTCAAGGAGAGGGAACGCTTGGAGCGCTCATCGACGATCCTGCGCTGTACGAGGATCTGTCGTCCCTCCTGCGGGGAGCGAATCGCAGCCGGATCCTGCAAAGCCTGATCCAGTCCACCCGGCGGTCTGGCGCCTCCGCCGGGCCGCAATGA
- a CDS encoding ABC transporter ATP-binding protein translates to MSAPAIEFRQVYKSFNHTPILVGMDFAIQSGETVTIIGGSGIGKSVTLKLIVGLLKPEAGQILIEGEDIVPLTEDQLIRVRKKIGMVFQGSALFDSLSVAENIAYPLREHTAMSERQIRERIMETLRLVGLEGAEDKEPADLSGGMRKRVALARAIALTPRIILYDEPTTGLDPANTEKINELIVDMDRKLEVTSVVVTHDMRSAFKISDRIGLLDMGKIAVVGTPREIERADLPLVRQFINGTVA, encoded by the coding sequence GTGAGCGCCCCGGCCATCGAGTTCCGCCAAGTCTACAAGTCGTTCAACCACACACCGATCTTGGTCGGGATGGATTTCGCGATCCAGTCGGGTGAGACGGTGACCATCATCGGCGGCAGCGGGATCGGCAAGAGCGTCACCTTGAAACTGATCGTCGGCCTACTCAAGCCGGAGGCGGGCCAGATTCTCATCGAGGGGGAGGACATCGTACCGCTGACGGAAGATCAGCTCATTCGGGTCCGGAAGAAGATCGGGATGGTCTTTCAGGGCTCGGCGCTCTTCGATTCCCTTTCGGTTGCGGAGAACATCGCCTACCCTCTCCGGGAACATACGGCCATGTCGGAGCGTCAGATCCGAGAGCGGATCATGGAAACGCTCCGTCTTGTAGGCCTTGAGGGCGCCGAGGATAAGGAGCCGGCCGACCTGTCGGGCGGGATGAGGAAGCGGGTCGCTCTGGCCAGAGCGATCGCGCTCACGCCAAGGATCATTCTGTATGACGAGCCGACGACTGGCCTGGACCCTGCCAACACTGAGAAGATCAACGAGTTGATCGTGGACATGGACAGGAAGCTAGAGGTGACGTCGGTAGTGGTGACTCACGACATGCGGAGCGCGTTCAAGATCTCCGATCGGATCGGCCTGCTGGACATGGGCAAAATTGCCGTCGTCGGAACGCCACGGGAAATCGAACGCGCTGATCTGCCGCTGGTCCGGCAATTCATTAACGGGACAGTGGCGTGA
- a CDS encoding MlaE family ABC transporter permease produces the protein MRNVVVAVGDQSIRLLELLGGISKLTYDTACCAFTPPYNPRGLLQQVDHIGVKSISIASVAAVFTGLVLALQTAYGLSRFGAKAYVGIIVSLSIVRELGPVLTALLVGGRVGSGITAELGSMKVTEQIDAMRAMGANPIKKLVVPRVLSAMLVLPLLTVMADILGILGGMVISRYEFQVDYQLYYNTVTRNLTVADIVSGLGKTVVFGFIIAIVGCYSGLETRGGTEGIGKATTTTVVTSAIAIIISDFFLTKFFWWLEGW, from the coding sequence ATGCGGAATGTGGTTGTAGCAGTTGGAGACCAGTCGATTCGATTGCTCGAATTGCTGGGTGGGATCTCAAAGCTTACCTATGACACCGCTTGCTGCGCCTTCACGCCTCCCTACAACCCCCGTGGACTCCTCCAGCAGGTCGATCATATCGGGGTGAAATCGATCTCGATCGCCAGTGTAGCCGCGGTCTTCACCGGCCTCGTCTTAGCCCTACAAACCGCTTATGGCCTGAGCCGATTCGGGGCAAAGGCATATGTGGGGATTATCGTCTCGCTCTCAATAGTCCGCGAGCTAGGGCCGGTTCTCACGGCCCTTTTGGTGGGAGGGCGGGTCGGTTCCGGGATCACCGCCGAGCTGGGATCGATGAAGGTCACGGAGCAGATCGACGCAATGCGGGCCATGGGGGCGAATCCGATCAAAAAGCTGGTGGTGCCCAGAGTATTGAGCGCGATGCTGGTCCTGCCGCTGCTGACGGTCATGGCGGACATCCTGGGCATACTGGGGGGCATGGTCATCTCCAGGTACGAGTTTCAGGTCGATTACCAACTCTACTACAATACTGTGACACGCAACCTGACGGTAGCCGACATTGTGAGCGGTCTCGGCAAGACAGTAGTCTTCGGCTTCATTATCGCCATCGTCGGCTGCTACAGTGGGCTGGAAACGAGGGGTGGCACAGAAGGCATCGGCAAGGCCACGACCACGACCGTTGTCACCTCGGCCATCGCTATCATTATCTCGGATTTCTTTCTTACGAAGTTCTTCTGGTGGCTGGAGGGCTGGTGA
- a CDS encoding cold-shock protein, whose product MATGTIKRLVRERGFGFIQGDDGVEIFFHRSALQGEAFDTLADGQAVTFDVEKGDKGPRAANVKV is encoded by the coding sequence ATGGCAACAGGCACGATTAAGCGGCTGGTCAGGGAACGAGGCTTTGGGTTCATTCAGGGAGACGATGGCGTCGAGATCTTCTTTCACCGGTCCGCCCTCCAGGGGGAGGCGTTCGATACGCTCGCGGATGGGCAAGCCGTCACGTTCGATGTCGAGAAGGGGGACAAGGGACCGAGGGCCGCGAACGTCAAAGTGTAG